One segment of Falco rusticolus isolate bFalRus1 chromosome 3, bFalRus1.pri, whole genome shotgun sequence DNA contains the following:
- the NQO2 gene encoding ribosyldihydronicotinamide dehydrogenase [quinone]: MAGRKVLIVYAHQEPKSLNGSLKRIAVEELSEQGCSVTVSDLYAMQFEPRATRNDIVGCLHNSEEFNYGVEAWEAYKRGGLSNDVTEEQKKVQEADLLIFQFPLYWFSMPAIMKGWMDRVLVQGFAHDFPRCYDSGLLKNKLALFSFTTGGSEEMYAKGSISGDIRYLLWPMQHGIMHFCGVKVLAPHICFAPEYVSEEKRKEMLIAWAQRLKTLWKEEPINCSPEWYFK; encoded by the exons gGAGAAAAGTCCTGATAGTCTATGCACATCAAGAGCCCAAGTCCTTGAATGGATCTTTGAAGAGGATTGCTGTGGAAGAATTGAGCGAGCAGGGCTGCAGTGTCACAGTGTCTGATTTATATGCAATGCAGTTCGAGCCAAGAGCAACAAGAAATGATATTGTTG GTTGCTTGCACAACTCAGAAGAGTTCAATTATGGCGTGGAGGCATGGGAAGCTTACAAGAGAGGAGGTTTGTCCAACGATGTGactgaagagcagaagaagGTGCAGGAAGCAGacttactgatttttcag TTCCCCTTGTATTGGTTCAGCATGCCAGCAATCATGAAGGGCTGGATGGACAGAGTCTTGGTCCAAGGATTTGCTCATGATTTTCCACGCTGTTATGATTCTGGTTTGCTCAAG aACAAATTAgccctgttttctttcaccaCTGGAGGAAGCGAAGAGATGTATGCAAAAGGCAGTATCAGTGGTGATATTCGCTATCTCCTGTGGCCCATGCAG CATGGAATCATGCACTTCTGTGGTGTCAAAGTCCTTGCACCTCACATCTGCTTCGCTCCAGAATATGTGTctgaggagaagaggaaggagatgcTGATTGCCTGGGCCCAGCGCCTGAAGACTCTTTGGAAGGAAGAACCCATCAACTGCTCTCCTGAGTGGTATTTCAAGTAA